DNA from Massilia antarctica:
CACTAAGCCGCTGAGCCGCTCCGCTTCGTCGAATACGGCCAGACACAGACTTGACCATCCCTCGAATGTTATTTCCTTCGGCAACACGGACGCATCGAGGTTGCAAATGAGGTCTCGCAGCAGTTCCCAAGTGAACTCCTGGTTAACAGGAATTCCGAAAGCGTGCGCCACAGTTTGGCGCACGAATAATGGCGACCGTGCATAGGTCAGGTCTATTGTTAATATTTCGCTACGCAACCAGTCTTCCATATGCTTATGAGTCCTCCCGATTCTGTTCGACCGTCGGGCCTGCAAGGACACTCGGATGAGGCCGCATGCTGCGAACGCCGGCCATTTTAACGCAGGACAAATGAGACGTGGCGAATCCGCGTCGCCGATGCCGAGCGACCGATAGTGCGGACACCGCTTTGTTTTTACAGACCCGGCGTGCGGGCCTAAGCCAACGAGGCCACGGTACACCGGATTCGGCAGCGCTTCGGCATTACGATGCCGTTCGGCCCTGGCGGCGCCACGCGACCGTTCCGAGCAAGGCCAGGCCGCCCAGCATCATTCCATAGCTCGAGGGCTCCGGAACGGCGGGCAATACGCCCGTGGACATGTCAAGGGTGACATTGCGGGTGTGCAGCTCCCATCCGGGGTAGTCCCACGCGTTGGTGTACATGCGCACGGTGACACCGGCGTTCCACTGTGCATTGTCGAGAGCGGCGTTGATGCCAGCGAAGTCCCCTGGATGCGAAATCAGGTAGTAATCATCTGTCTTCCAACTGTGGTTGGCGCCAGCCACATGC
Protein-coding regions in this window:
- a CDS encoding PEP-CTERM sorting domain-containing protein translates to MTSYTNKLLTALTVAALSLPLSAAAATYTLTTPGTDQHAWVNAGQFEIGRFSLQSNVGDIIGLNTSVTLMDQGWGNQDPTNGVYVGLFAGETALYTLHVAGANHSWKTDDYYLISHPGDFAGINAALDNAQWNAGVTVRMYTNAWDYPGWELHTRNVTLDMSTGVLPAVPEPSSYGMMLGGLALLGTVAWRRQGRTAS